The following are encoded together in the Micromonospora lupini genome:
- a CDS encoding DUF2252 domain-containing protein, with protein MSNSVDKRSAHIIDVLTEEFGASMAIDPAAFRRKFRKMAASPFAFYRGSAALFYADQRGDFADDSFLDERTGRVWIHGDLHAENFGTYMNASGQLVFNVNDFDEAYVGPFAWDLRRFAASVALLGYSKALSDTVIGELVACFARSYLTELRAIAAGGDDAIGSITLENADGVLRRVLQQARLNTRVDLLAEQTTVDNYERRFSIGDGVFEVDGKTRDRVVAAFEEYLGTLPEASARLRPVATRIKDVVLRKGVGIGSAGLPSYNLLLEGHTQALENDVVIYMKQAQVPAVARYSTDDSVSGYFQHQGHRTAESQRALQAHADPWLGFTELDGAGQLVAEVSPYAADLDWSDVNEPDELTGVLADLGRAVARMHSVADDESSHDLVDYSTEEAIVAAVDTDESGFVTHLVDFAHAYGVRARQDHQLFVDLFRNGRLPGI; from the coding sequence ATGAGCAACTCCGTGGACAAGCGGTCCGCCCACATCATCGACGTGCTCACCGAGGAGTTCGGCGCGTCGATGGCGATCGACCCGGCGGCCTTCCGCCGCAAGTTCCGCAAGATGGCCGCGTCGCCGTTCGCCTTCTACCGGGGCAGCGCCGCGCTGTTCTACGCCGACCAGCGTGGCGACTTCGCCGACGACAGCTTCCTCGACGAGCGGACCGGCCGGGTCTGGATCCACGGCGACCTGCACGCGGAGAACTTCGGCACCTACATGAACGCCTCCGGGCAGTTGGTGTTCAACGTCAACGACTTCGACGAGGCGTACGTCGGGCCGTTCGCCTGGGACCTGCGCCGCTTCGCGGCAAGCGTGGCGCTGCTCGGCTACAGCAAGGCGCTCTCCGACACGGTGATCGGTGAGCTGGTGGCCTGCTTCGCCCGCTCCTACCTGACCGAGCTGCGGGCGATCGCCGCAGGCGGGGACGACGCGATCGGGTCGATCACCCTGGAGAACGCCGACGGGGTGCTGCGTCGGGTGCTCCAGCAGGCCCGTCTCAACACGCGTGTCGACCTGCTCGCCGAGCAGACCACTGTCGACAACTACGAGCGGCGGTTCTCCATCGGGGACGGGGTCTTCGAGGTCGACGGGAAGACCCGGGATCGGGTGGTCGCCGCCTTCGAGGAGTACCTGGGCACCCTGCCCGAAGCCTCGGCCCGGCTGCGTCCGGTGGCGACGCGCATCAAGGACGTGGTGCTGCGCAAGGGGGTGGGCATCGGTTCGGCCGGCCTGCCGTCGTACAACCTGCTGTTGGAGGGGCACACGCAGGCGCTGGAGAACGACGTGGTGATCTACATGAAGCAGGCGCAGGTCCCGGCGGTGGCCCGCTACTCGACCGACGACTCGGTAAGCGGCTACTTCCAGCACCAGGGTCACCGGACCGCCGAGTCGCAGCGGGCGTTGCAGGCGCACGCCGACCCGTGGCTGGGCTTCACGGAGCTGGACGGGGCCGGTCAGCTCGTCGCCGAGGTCTCCCCGTACGCGGCCGACCTGGACTGGTCCGACGTCAACGAGCCGGACGAGTTGACCGGGGTGCTGGCCGACCTTGGCCGGGCGGTGGCCCGGATGCACTCGGTGGCCGACGACGAGTCCAGTCACGACCTGGTGGACTACTCCACCGAGGAGGCGATCGTCGCCGCCGTGGACACCGACGAGTCGGGCTTCGTCACCCACCTGGTGGACTTCGCGCACGCGTACGGGGTGCGCGCCCGTCAGGATCACCAGCTCTTCGTGGACCTGTTCCGCAACGGCCGGCTACCAGGCATCTGA
- a CDS encoding NADH-quinone oxidoreductase subunit B, translating to MQLPAVLGEPIRFVLNWGRRYSLWVFNFGLACCAIEFIATSMGRHDFIRLGVIPFAHGPRQADLMVVSGTVTDKMAPAIKRLYDQMPEPKYVISFGACSNCGGPYWDSYSVTKGVDQLIPVDVYVPGCPPRPEALLHGILRLQEKIAAEQSGIGGVPQRDLLAAPLDAPPREAAAPRSVDSLTAPPVRPPAGT from the coding sequence GTGCAGCTACCGGCAGTGCTCGGTGAGCCGATCCGGTTCGTGCTGAACTGGGGACGCCGCTACTCGCTCTGGGTGTTCAACTTCGGCCTGGCCTGCTGCGCGATCGAGTTCATCGCCACCAGCATGGGTCGGCACGACTTCATCCGGTTGGGTGTGATCCCGTTCGCCCACGGCCCCCGGCAGGCCGACCTCATGGTGGTCTCCGGCACCGTGACCGACAAGATGGCCCCGGCCATCAAGCGGCTCTACGACCAGATGCCCGAGCCGAAGTACGTCATCTCGTTCGGGGCGTGCTCCAACTGCGGCGGCCCCTACTGGGACTCGTACTCGGTGACCAAGGGCGTCGACCAGCTCATCCCCGTCGACGTCTACGTGCCCGGCTGCCCGCCGCGCCCGGAGGCGCTGCTGCACGGCATCCTGCGCCTCCAGGAGAAGATCGCCGCCGAGCAGTCCGGTATCGGCGGCGTGCCCCAGCGGGACCTGCTGGCCGCGCCGCTGGACGCCCCGCCCCGCGAGGCCGCCGCCCCGCGCTCGGTCGACTCGCTCACCGCCCCGCCGGTACGCCCACCCGCCGGGACCTGA
- a CDS encoding sigma-70 family RNA polymerase sigma factor, whose translation MSVTRDVRAGGAPPDPRQAAVELTFDDFYHAHFRGLVVQLRAYTGDLGQAQDLVQEAFCRAFATWDRVSRYDDPLAWTRRVAWNLAHNRWRRLRTARSWLLRQRETHVAGPSPDRVALEAALAALPAKQRRAVILHYLADLPINEIAAQEQVAEGTVKSWLHRGRAALAASLRETPEEAHDV comes from the coding sequence GTGAGTGTGACGAGAGACGTACGGGCCGGTGGTGCGCCGCCGGACCCTCGACAGGCAGCGGTGGAGCTGACCTTCGACGACTTCTACCATGCCCACTTCCGCGGGCTGGTCGTGCAGTTGCGGGCGTACACGGGCGACCTCGGCCAGGCGCAGGACCTGGTGCAGGAGGCGTTCTGCAGGGCCTTCGCCACGTGGGACCGGGTGTCCCGGTACGACGACCCGCTGGCCTGGACCCGGCGGGTCGCCTGGAACCTGGCGCACAACCGGTGGCGGCGGCTGCGCACGGCGCGGTCGTGGCTGCTGCGGCAGCGCGAGACCCACGTCGCGGGGCCGAGCCCCGACCGGGTGGCGTTGGAGGCCGCCCTGGCCGCGCTGCCCGCCAAGCAGCGCCGGGCCGTGATCCTGCACTACCTCGCGGATCTGCCGATCAACGAGATCGCCGCTCAGGAGCAGGTGGCCGAGGGCACTGTCAAGTCCTGGCTGCACCGGGGCCGGGCCGCGCTGGCCGCGTCCCTGCGGGAGACGCCCGAGGAGGCACACGATGTCTGA